The segment TTCTCCCCCGACAGGGCGCGGCACATCGATGGTATGAATCATCTGTGTCGTCACGGATCACCAGAGGTTCAGCGCACGGAGCAAGTCGGTCACGAGGTCGAGGCGCGAGGCGCGCAATGCCTTGATCATGAGGGCAGATTCGTCGTCGCGCAGCCCTCGCCAGTGAAGTGTGGGCTCAGCGCCCCCAGGTTGCGGCCGAGATTCGCAGAGAACGAATCCACGGCTCAGCTCCGTCTCGGTGCTGAAGGGGAGCATATCGAGCATTTCGCGGTTTTGACTGGTAAGAAAAACCTGCCGATCGCGAAGTTGCAAAACCAAGAATTCGATCCAGGACTCGTGAAGACCGTTGGAGGGTTCGTCGAGAATGGCAGCCTCTTTGTTGCATACCAAGTACCAGCCCAGAGCGAAAAGCCGACGTTGACCATAGGACAATTGATCTCCTCGTCGCGCCAATCGCCCGTCACGGTAAAACGTGAACGTGGGAGAGGAGTAAACGAAACTCTTGCTTCCGTAGCGCTGCTCGACGCGCGGTGGACCGAGGTACATCCGAGCTTCGCTGAAACCCATCTCGCGAACGAATGCTGCTAGGAGGGGTTCACTCACCAGGGAGATGTCAATGGCCGAACCATCGGAAGGTAGCGCTCGGAAAATAGTATCTGGCAGGAGGCCTGGACGACTCCACATCGACTCCCCAAGGCAAATCTCAAAGCTGTTGCCCTCAATGTGTTTCAAGAGTTCATCACTCTCGGGCATACGATGAAGAGCTTGGTCGTTACCACTGATAGCGCGAACGTCCGCATTCAACAATGCGCCGAGCGCCGGCAAATTAGGGGCGAGCGGTGCTTGCTTGAAGCTCCATGCAATCGACTCATCGACCGCATCGAGCGCCAGCGCCGCTCCCTTCACGATGCGCCGAGGAGGATTATCGCTCGCCAGAAGGATCGTCACCTCCACGCCGGATGGTGCCCGCAATGTGTAGCGACCCTCTTCACGAAGTGTGACTGCCGAAGACTCGGTGAGCGCCGCTCGTTTGACCGCGACATCAATTTGATGTGGCCCTGCCCGTAGGACAAACTCCAAGTCCAACGGCTCGTCGCGGAAAGCTCGGTGCCCAAAGTTTAGATTTAGTGCGGAAGCAACGAGATCGAGCAACGTGCTCTTGCCCGTCGCGTTCTTTCCAAGAACGACATGCAGCCCCTCACTGAAATGCAGCTCGGTCCCCGGTTCGACCGACCGGAACTGGTTGATCTTGAGACGCTCCAACCAACGGCGCGGATGCGAGCCGGCTTCGGTCGTCGCTTGTAGCTCGGGCGAGGTCTCCGTCGTCATCCGCATCTCTCCACGGCGCATACCTACCACATGCCGCTGCCTCAAAAAACACTGGAATGTTTGTTCCTGTCAAGGACCACCTCGGTCACATCGGCCCAGGACGCATCCCACATCCCCTGAATTCCCTCGCCCGCTCCCCACTTCCGCCCCCACGTCGCGTCCCGGCGCCTCCGCTGCACCATTCGCCCCGTCAACATGCCCCTCCGCCACCGCCGCCACGCGTCTATCCAATCAACGTCGCCTCCCGGCGCCATCGGCACGCCACTTGCCGCGGAAACTCGCCATCCGCCGCGATCGGTGACCGATATCGCCCACGCAACTCGCTTCCCGGCTGCGCCGGCGCGCCACAAACGCCCGATCGCCGCGTCCCGTTTGCCTCCGGAGACCCTGCTTCATTTTGAAGCCACCTCGCCGGATGTGCCGAGGCTTCCTTGTCTCAACTTCACCACACCACCCTGTCGACAAATTCTTTACTTCTCGATGCAGCTCCGCTAAGCAAGCATCATGACCGACGCAAAAGCTTCTCGTATGGTTTCCGACCGGCTTGCGATCACCAATACCGTGGTATCCTCGATAAACATTCACGGTCCCGAAGTCGCTCCGGTCCTCGAAAAATTGCTCTTTCCGGACGGAGTGCCACCGAACCTGACCGTGGCGGGGGTCCTCGTAGCGCTCGGCGCGCATTTGCAAGCTCGAGCGACAGCGCTCGTCAATGCCGACCGCACGCATACGACGGAGCTCGCGGATGACGATGGTTATCGCCGCACGCGAGACGAAAACCTCGTGGCCGTACGCGAATTCATGAGCGCCTTGCGGTCGGGGCTCGCGCAAAACTATGGTGCTACGGTGGCAGCAGCTTATGGGCTTGGAGGGTCCATTCCGGAAGAGCCCGCGACGGTGCTGACGCTGGCAGGTCATGTCGAGCAATTCTTGCGCACGAGGCCCCTTGTCGAAACGCCGAAAAACAAGAGCTTGAAAATCGATCCGACGCTCGCCGCGGATGAATTGCAATCGCTCGCGAATGCATTGAAGACGGCGCTATCGGATGTCGACCGAGAAAAACGCGAAGCGCAGCTCACGCAGGCCGCAAAGAACGATGCAATGGCGGCATGGGGAACGTCGTATTCGGGTGTGGCGGATGCGGCGGCGGCGTTTTACGTGCTGGGAGGACGTCCCGAGCTTGCGGAACGCGTGCGCCCGACGGCGCGTCGTCGCGCGGGTCTCGTGGAGCCGGAAGACGCGGGACAAGGGACCGAAGCGCCGCCCGCACGAAACGGGACGTAGCGACGATTGGCATACGCGCCGAGAACAAGTTCGTCATGCCGAACCAATTGCGGCGACGAGCTCGTCGTTTCCCATCACGAGCCTCTTGCCTTCCCATAAAAGCCGCGGCACACTCGGGGCCATGAGCGTTCCGGCCGAGAAACCACAGCGACGCGCGACCTACGAGGACTACGCTGCCGTTCCCGAACGTCGTGGTCGTTTATGCGCGCGAACGCGTCAAGTACGTGTGGCTCGTGCATCCCATTCGCCAGACGCTCGAAGCATTCACGCTGAATCCCGACGGTTATTGGTTGACGACGGGACTTCATGAAGGAAATCAGCGTGTGCGCGTGCCGCCCTTCGACGCCATCGAATTGGACCTGGGACTTTTGTGGCCCGAAGTGGAAGATGCCAAGGGCGCAGAGTAAGAGGACAAAATCGGCGCTTGATTGTGCCAACCTGTGACAATTACCGCACCCACCACGGCGCGTCGAATCGAATAAAGCCGACGCATCGAATGGCACACGGATTGCTCCCGCGTTCCGCCCATGCGAAACGCAACGAAAGCATCTCCTTGGCTCGTCAGCACCATCTCAATCATCGCCTGCTTCACGCTTGCCGCGTGTGGCGCTCAAGTCATTGACGGCGGCAGCTCCGGCGGCAACGGCGGCAATGCAACGACCGCATCGAGCAGCGGGAGCGGCGGAGGCGGCGGGAGCGGCGGAAATGGCAATGGCGGCGGCGGTACGGCGGGCGGAAGCCCCGGCGGCTCGAATGCAATCGCGATGCTTTACGGCGAGCTTCAAAGCTCGAATCCGTCGGGCACCACGGTGGCTTCGTCGAGCGGCGGAGGACCCGATGCGAATATGCTTTACATTGCCATCAGCAATACACCCGAAAACTGCAACGACCCCTTCGAGGCGGAACCTTGCGGAGACAATTATCGGGTCGCGATTGGCATCCCGGTGGATCTCCAAAAAGTCGGCATCATTCCGCTGAACGATCCAACCATCATCTCCAATTTCTCGTGGTCGGGTGCCGCCGATGCGACGGGTCAATGCGCGTTCGGCGGAGGGAGCTTCTTCGATGGCGAGCTGGAGATTACAGCCATCGATGGCGGACACGTCGCTGGGATCTTGACGAACACGTCGACCTTCGATTTCGATGCCAATGGTGCGTTCGACGCGCCGCGCTGCATGTGGTAATGCCCATGCCCCCAAATTGCCCTTGCTTTGGAACCTCGAACCAACGGATTCTACGAACCATGCTAGACGCTCGAAACTTGAAACGGTTGTTCAAAGGTATTCTGGTCGCTTCGTTCGTGCCCGGATGTGGCGGCGTCGATCGCGACCAATTCACCACGAATGCCTGCACCGGTAACAATGATCTCGATGGGCTCACGGCAACGCCGGCGGTCGATTACATGGAGCTTCGGCAAACGGTTGCCTTCTCCGAGCCACCGATGACGGAGGTCATTGCGAAGCAGGGGTCTGCTTGCGCGAACGCATCGGGCACGACATGCTCGGATACCCTTGCAACGCTGACGGTAACAGGCGGTTGGACTCGCTCGTCGGGATTCTTCGATGGCGGCCCGACAACTCGGTATCTGGTGTTCACGCGTGGCGACGAAGTGGGCGCTGTCGCGTCACTCGACGACCTCAAAAAGTTCCTCGCGCCGATCGAGAATCCGCGAGACGCGATCTTTTTGATTGATAATGAATTGAGTGGCCATCGCGTCATCTGCGAAGAGAACAACACCGCTGCGGTCGATGATGGATTCCATATTCTCACGACGAGCGGGACTGCATGTGGCGAGGGGTCGCATCGAGACGAGCACGTGGTGCATGTGTCGTCCACGGGCGTGATCACGGTGAAGGAAACGGTGGTGATTGAAGAAGGGGACTCGGGCTGCGTGATTGGGCGCCGTCCGGAGGGGTTGATTGCGTCGAATCCGCCGCGGGGGGCTCGCTCGATGGGCGCGTATTTCGCGGAAGCGTCGCAGCTCGAAGCGGCGTCGGTATTTGCTTTCGAGCGGCTGGAAGGGGAACTGCGCACGTATCGCGCTCCGCGGACGCTGGTGCGGGATGCGAGGCGGGCGCGCAATGATGAAGTGCGGCACGCGCGGATGACGCGACGATTGGCGAAGAAAAATGGTGGGACGCCGGTGGCTGCACGGGTTCGGCAAATGTCGGGTCGAGCGTGGATGGAATTCGTGAAAGAAAATGCGGTCGAGGGGTGCATTCGCGAGACGTTCGGGGCGCTGGTTGCGACGTACCAGGCGCAGCACGCGACGGACGAGCACATCAAGCGAGCGATGGGGGTGATTGCGAACGACGAAACGCGGCACGCGTCGCTTGCGTGGCGGGTTGCGAAATGGGCGGAGGCTCGACTGAGCGCGGAAGAGCGCGCGGAGGTGCGAGCATTGCAGCGCGCGGAGTTGCAGCGGATGCGCTGTCACTTGTCGCATGAGGATGCGCCATTGCCGGCGGCGGGATATCCGGGTCGAGACGAATCGATTCGGCTGCTCGCGGGGTTTTCTGCGGCGATTGGGATGGGTTGAGATCGGACGGAATGGGTGCTTTTCGAAGCACGCGGTAGAAATTACCGCGCCTTTAGAGATTGCGAAGGATTGGATTCGATCGTTCGTTGAACATACTCGTCAATGGTGCTTCGTCGCCACCGGTGGGTATGCCAACTGCGCTCGAACCAAGCGCAGCCTCGAGGTCCCGGACAAGTGCGCGTAGGTATGGGAACCACGTAGACGTTGCGAGCACGGTGGGCCAGTTCAGCTTGCCCAGGAGACGCACTCCTTCGTGCTGCTCCAGGTATTTCGAGCAGTCGCCAAGTGTGTGATCACGCATCAACCACTCGAGGTATTTCTTGGGATGCTCCTTTCGCCGAGCGCTGATCCAACTCGGCATCCTGCCGCTAGCGAAACCTTTGCACGCACTGCCGTCGTCCGCATCGTACGCAGGATCGTCCGTCAGAAAGTCCTCGGGATCTCGGTTCGGGGCAATGTTCGGAGGCCAGTACGCCGACGGCACTTCCGTTTGCAATGCCGAGAAGTCCCCAAAGAACCAGCTCTCCGGCATGGGGACGGCGAGGTGAAATGAGACGCGTTCGCGCATGAGTCGTGTAGCAAACGCTGGATCCATTGCGGAACCGATGTTGCTGATCGTGCGCCTTGCTGATTCACGAACGTGTTCAATCATGATCCTTTCATTCCCCTTATTGACGAGTTCCAGATCCTCGACGACATACGCAAGGTCCGATGGGGGTGTCGCCGTATCAGGAGGGACCAACGTACCAAGAGCCGCCCTCAGCATCGTGCCAGCCTTTCCCGATCCATTGCCGGGGGGTAGCAACTGCACCGTACATGAGGTGAAGCCGTGAAATGGTTTGCCTGGCGCGTATGGCTCGACGTGGAATTCATGATCGGGAAACAATTTTTGGAGTGCGGCCGCAAGACCACGGAACTCCATGATCCCGGTCGTGAGCAATGATACCCGCATGGGCAGCCTCGTTATGAATTCGATTTCTCGTCCGAAGGCGTCGCTTCGGGTACGGGAGGAGCGCCGAATTTCATGCGATCGTAGAGCTCTCCGAGCGGGAACATTGCCAACCACTCGGGCTTCTTGAGTTGGTCGAGTGGCATTGGGCATTTGTCCGCCTCCGCGTCGAGAACCCAGATCTGGCCAGGTTCCTGGTCGAATTCATTCATGACGAGGGGAGAGTGGGTCGTTAGAACGACGGTGAGATCACGTTCCCGGGCCATGGCCCGCATGGACGCCAAAATCGAACGAATTGCGTGGGGATGGAGCTGGTTTTCCATTTCATCGAAAGCAAGGATGCTCCTAGGTTTTGCTCCTGCAACGGCAGTAAGTTGCAATAGGCCCGTGAGTAACCCGTCGGCCTGTCTTCGGGGTGGCAACCCATCAGCGGGATCGGTCGCTCCCGGAGGAAAAACATAAGCCTCGTTGCGGTCGAATTCGATTGTCTGGATCAGGTCGGGGAAAGCAATGCGGGCGTGCTGCATGACCCACTCGAATTGCCCCCTGTAGCGCAATGGCGCCTGCTTCCAGTTCGCAAGCACGGCCCATAGATTGCGTCCTGTACCATGCAAGAATTTGACTGCGTCTTCACGCGTAGTTCCTTCGCGCACGGTGTGGAGCCAAAAGTCATAGGTTCGCAAATCATACAATGCTTGAAAGAGCGGGCGCATCCAATCTGAGCCGCCGCGATCCCATAGTACCCTGGCACAGCATCGAACGTCGTCGAAGGGTTGCGTTTTGCCTTCTAGAGTCCACGTTTCCGAATAAGCCGCTGCCCGTAGGATCAAACGATCTCCGCAATATAGCTCCTCGCCATATCTTCCTTTGAGGCCCGCAGCAGACATCGGAAGCAGCAGCCGCCAACGGACGTCATCGACGCGCACTTCGAAAATCACCAGATCGTCGGAACTGCCCCGGGTTGGAAAATGATCACCACCGTGCGCAGCGTGCAATCCATCCTCGTGTCCACTGATGAAAGTTCCCCGCAAAAAGCGAAGGAGATCGAGCGTCGTCGTCTTCCCGGCGCCGTTGGGCCCCACGATGAGCGAGACGGCTCCCGGCGCCCAGGAGAAGTCTTTGAGTCTGCGAAAATTGCGACAACTGATCTCGAGTCGACTCACGATGAAATCCTGGACTGTCGAAGGAGCGACAGTCGACGCTGAGGGGTGCGGTGACGGTACTGCCCGACCGGGCAGCAGAACCGCATCAAGAAGAATGCCATGAGGGACAACGGGAAGCAAGAAAACGCCAAGGACATCCGTGGCTCTGCTCGACGAATGCACAACCGGCTCATGAGCTCTTTCGCCTCGGAAACAGTGCCGCACGAATATCCACCGCGGGCACGCCAAAGACGACTTCGAGCCTCTGCAAGACGACCGCATTGAGACGTCCTGCATGCGGACGAACGACATCCATCACGAACTGCGCATCGACATTCAATTCAAATTCTCCCGATACGCCACGGACGAGCGACTCGATTCGCTCGGTCGGCACGTCCAGCGTGTTGGCCGTGCGGAGCTTGATCCACAATGCTGCACGCAATAATGCGTGATACGCGATCATCCACGCCATCCACGGCGCGATCGCACCTCCAGCAATGGCCTCGCCGAGCATTCGTCGACGTTTCGCAACGACGTCCATCGGCAGCGTATCGAGCTCCCGCAATGCTCCTGGAAACCGTTCGGATAGCGCTTTGAACACGGCCCGCTCGGGAATCGGCTCGCCGCGATCACGCGAGAGCCGAAGTGCCTCGATTTGCGAATACTTCGCTTCGAGAAGGGCAAGCTCTTCGCGCGTCGGAACGTCGAATTTCATAACCACCCAAACGGGAAACTCGTGACGTCCGCAATGCTCTTGGCCGACAAGCCAAGCGCGACCAATCGATCGAGGCCCAAGGCATTGCCCGTCGATGGTGGCATTCCTTCTTCGAGCGCTGCGAGAAACCGTTCGTCAATCGGATACACCGGCTTGCCTTGCGACCGTCGATGTTCTTGATCGCGCAGAAAACGTTGCCGCTGTTCGACGGGATCGGTCAATTCGCCAAAACCATTACAAACTTCGAGGCTCCCGACGTACAATTCGAATCGCTCGGCGACGCGCGGATCGGACGGCGAGAGGCGCGCCAATGACGCAAATGGGGCCGGGTAATCCGTGAGAAAGACCGGTCGACCTAGGCGCGCAAGCGCCGGCTCGACGTCTTCAACGAGGACCCTGAAAAAACGATCCTCGTCGTCCGTCGCCCAAGCAATCGCTTCATCTGCTGACACGTTCGCATAGCGGGCAAATGCATCACCCACCGTGAGGCGCTCGAACGGCGCAGATAAATCAATCCGCACACCTTCGACGAGAACCTCGCTCTTGCCCGAAAGCTCGGTGATGACGTGCCGCACGAGATCTTCGGTGTCCGCGATGATGTCATCAACGGAGGCAAACGCGCGATACCATTCGAGCATCACGAATTCGGGATTGTGCCGCCCGCCAACTTCGCCTCGACGATAACACCGCGCGAGCTGATAACACCGCGGGATGCCGCCCACGAGCAGCCGCTTCATTTGGTATTCGGGCGACGTGATGAGCCAGTGGGGCGAATCGGCGACGCCGTAGGCATCGAGGTGGAGGTCGAGGCCTGGGCAAGGAACCATCGACGGCGTGTCCACTTCGACAAACCCTCGCCGATCGAAAAACGACCGCACGAGCGCGAAGGCTCGAGCACGCGCAGCGAGCGCTCGACCGACGTCACGCAAGACGAAGCGTTCCGTTTCGCCCGAAGGAGCCTCCGAAGATGCCCCGCGTGAAACCTTGGGTTTGGCGGGAGTGAACCTTTCGATCACACGACCCGCGACGAGTTTGTCTTGAACGAACGATGCTTCGACGACGACGAGATCGCCCGGGGCAACATCACCTTGAAGCAGCGACACGCCGACGCGCGCAAACGCATCGGCGATGATGATGTCGCTGCCCTGCACGTCGATCACGCGGCCTGCGATGCGCACGGGCCCCGGAGCGCCGGCGATCGCTCGTAAGTCACTCGGAGCGAAGGGCGAGGCCGAAGATCGTTCTGCAGGGCCGAGCATCGATCACGACGCTTTCACGTACCGCCGCCAGCTCCACCTGCTCCGCCGGCACCGCCAGCTCCGCCGACACCGCCAGCTCCACCGGCGCCGCCTGCTCCACCGGCACCGCCTGCGCCGCCTGCTCCGCCGACGCCGCTCGACGAGGAGCTGGTGCTGCCGAGGGCACCTGGAATGCACGCGGGGTTGTCGCTGCCGATGGGTTTGCAGCAGATGTCGACCTTCGTATCGAGCTCGGCTCTCGATGTGCACACGAGGCCTTCTTCGCAGTCGGCGTTGACGTTGTCGATGCTGCACGCCTGCCCTTCGGCCTGGTTGGAACAGCCGACGAACAGGGCCAACGTTGCACATAAGCCCAGGCCGAAGATCGACGACGTTGCTCGCGAAATCACGGTTTTTGTAGTTGCACTGTTCACGCGGGTGGCTCCGCCTTCTCGGTGGTTGCGTTGTTCTTCTTGTCGATCGCGTCGACGAACAAGCTCAAGTACTGGCCGGCACTCCAGATGGAAAAGCCGAGCGAGGTGTATACGAGAAGTCTGCCGACATGCACGAGATCGACGCGACCGAAGTCGTAGATGCCGAGGGTGAAGTTGTACGGGTAGCCGATGATGAGGCACGCGATGCCGATCATCTGCAGCGCCGTTTTGGTTTTGCCATCGTTGCCGGCGGCGATGACGATGCCCTCGGTCGACGCGATGGAGCGCAGGGCGGTGATGGTGATCTCGCGCGAGATGAGCAGCACGACGGCCCATGCTGGGATGCGGCCCATGGGGACGAGCCACACGAGGGTGGCGGTGACGATGAGTTTGTCCGCGAGCGGGTCGAGAAACTTTCCGAGGACGCTGACGAGGCCCTGACGACGCGCGAGCCATCCGTCGAACATGTCGGTGAGGGCAGCGAGCGCATAGACGCCGGCGGCCCAGAAGCAGTCACGGGGGCTGCCGCGATCGAGCAGGATGAGGACGACGGGGATCATGATGATCCGCGCGAAGGTCAGGAGGTTCGGAAGGTTGCGTGCGTCCTCCCAAAGGGTTTTACGCCGCGCAGCTTTGAGCTTGCGCAACGACGCTCGGTCCGCCTTCGATCCGTTACCGGCCACGGCGCGAACAGTACACCATGATTGGCAAGTGGAAAGGGACGCACGCGCGAATCAGGGTTCGGCTCGTACGAAATGGCCCGCCGCGGCAAGCGCGTCCTCGAGCGTAAATGCCCGTTCATAGAGCGCTTTGCCGACGATGACGCCCACGACGCCCGGAACGCACGCCAGCGACCGGATGTGGCTGAGGGTTCCGACACCGCCGGACGCAATGACGGGAAAACCACCCGACATGGAAAGCTCGGCCGTAGCAACCACGTTTGGCCCGGTTTGCGTGCCGTCGACCATGATGTCGGTGTACAAAAGAGCAGCCACGCGCGAGCCGGAAAGGTTTTTCGCTACATCGAGCGCCGATTGATTGGAGGCTTCGAGCCATCCTTCGATGGCGACTCGTCCGCCCTTCGCATCGACGGCGACGACGACGCGATCGGGATGCGCATCCGCAAGCGCGCGAACCATGTCGATGTCGCGAATGGCCGCCGTTCCGAGCACGACGCGTGATGCACCAAGCGCGAGGTACGCTTCGGCAGCGTCGGCATGACGCACGCCTCCGCCGACTTGCACACCAGGGCCGAACGCGCCAACGACGGCTCGCACGAGGTCCGCTTGCACGGGCCGGCCTGCTCGCGCGCCTTCCAAGTCCACGACATGCAGCCACTCGACCCTGCCGCGCAAGCTCGCAGCGAGCCGCACCGGATCGTCGTCGTACACGGTGACGGCGTCGTACTGACCTCGATGCAGACGCACCGCTTTGCCTTGGAACAGATCGATCGCGGGTAAGATGTGCATGCTCGTCCGTGCGGGCTTGGCTCGTACAGAAGAGGCGCGCCCGTGGAGCTACCTTAGTACGAACGTTGTCGCTACGCTTTGCGCATGCGCGAACGTATCGCCGAGACGATGGGGAGCGTGTTCTGGACTGATCTTGCGGCGCACGTCGCGCGCGACGCCGTGATCATCGCTGCTGCAGAGCTCGACCTGGTCGATGTGGGCATGGCGTTCGCGTTGAACGACACGGCCGCAGTCGATGCATGGATCAAGTCGGGCAAGCTCGAAAAGCCGTCGGCGGAAGACGTCTCGCGATGGTCCATCTCGACAAACTTACGATTTACCTCGGTGGTCGTGCAGCCGTTTGTCTTGATACACCGGCCGGTGTTGCCGCTGGCGAGTTGAGAGCAGGGAGCGAAAGGGGTTCAATCCACGAAGTTTTGATCACGTACCACCGCCGGAACCACCACCACCGGCTCCCGCTGCCCCGCCTGCGCCAGCAGCGCCACCCGCACCGGCTGCGCCGCCCGTACCAGCGTTCGGATCGAGGTCCGCGATCCATGCTTGGATGCAGTCCGTTTCCAAAGGCGACAAGGACGTTCCGAGCGGCATCTTCAAGCCGCACGGTGGCGGATCCACGAGTTTCTTGTAGAGCAAACTATTGGCTGCATCGGCAGGGTTTGCCAAGACAAGCCCGTTGCACGCGGCCGTTCCGGGCTTACCAACGACGCGCGCTTCGACTCCAGCAGACACGAGATCGAGCGCCCCTGCTGCATTGGCTCCCTCGATGTGGCAACCCGCGGTGCCGCATTTTGCCGCGAGGAGACTGGGTACGTCCGGACAACTCCCGCCCCCCTGAAATATTTTCTTTTCTTCTTCCGTGAGCGTTCCTGGACAACCGGAAGCCACGACGATCCAGGGAAAGACCACGACGAGCGCAGCAGCCGAACGGAGCAAGCGAGCGTGTTTCATGGCGTCCGTCACTCCACATAGGCGCCGGAGAGCCGGAGCCCAAGATACTGATCGAGCGCACCGCCGGCGACGTAAGCATCGCCGAGGACAGGGTCGAAGTCCGAGAAAAACCGAGCATATTCCGCAGCAAACCGCAGCTCGAAACCACTCGCGATACGCACGACGAGCCCCACTTTGCCGCCGATACCGTGCACTCCTACGCCCGTGAACCGATCGTAGACGGGACCTGCGGACAAAGGTTCGATCCAGTCGAAGCCTGCGACGATCGCCGCTCGCCCAATCGGAAAACGCCCGTCGATACCAGCTCGGATCGCGCTGTAATCCACGTTGGGTACTTGCCCAGCAAGCTCGGGAGGTTCGTCGACGTTGAACGTGTGCATGTAGTATTGGCCGGACAAACCCAGCACGGGTCCCGTCGGGCGCGAGATCGGAATGCGGTAGCGAATTCCTGCGGAAAAACGTTGGTACAGGGTGTTCACGGGCGTCCCGTCCGCCGTCGCAGATTGCAGGGCAAATGCCCGGGCGTAGCCAATCGTCAGACCGATGTCGCGCAAGACGGGAACGGTCGTAAAGCCCGCGGGATACACCTCGGCACTGGCGAACGCAACGGGCGCACCAAACAATTCGTACGAACGTAAATTGGTGGACAAACCGTCCGAAAAATCGAACCTGCGCCCTGTCGCCTCCACGCCGACTTCGACGGCAAAAATCGACGAACCCGCTTCGTGACGAACCCGCGCGGGCTTGTCATCGCTTTCGTCGGAACCATCTTTTTCGCCAGCTTCAGGAGTCGGCGTGGGTTTGTCGTCCTTCGGTTTCTCGACTGGTTTGGGCGAAAATTGCTCGATCACCCCCGACAGCGCACCTTCGAGGGCGCTGCGCCGATCCGCCTCGGAACCTTCGCGCGAGACCGCTTCGTCGACGAGCAGCTCGTTGCCGTCGGGGCTCAGCCAAACGACATACACGCGCCACTTGCCCGAGTATCGCTGCACGATGCCCACGATGAACCCATCGGCATCCATCTGTTTGGCCGCTTTGCGCAAGCGCGGCAGGAGGCCCGTTCGCGACTTCGCTTGCGTCATCGCCGAACCCATCGGCTTCGACAGGCCGAACTTGCGCATGGCGGCCGTGACGTCGCCCTTGTCCACGACCGTGATGCGATCCGGTAGCACGGAAAGGATGTCTTCTCGTGCGTCCGCTGCGTTTTGGCCTTCCACGTGAACCGCAAGCACTTTGCGCTTTGCCGGCTCCTCGGCAGATGCCTCGGACGGCACGAGAACCACAGCGGACGCGGCAGCGGCAACGCCGACGAGATGCGCCACGGCGGCAATCGCGATCGCCGAACGTCGAGCGATCGAACGGCTTGCCCGTGCACGCAGGAGAGCATTCAAAAGGGCCACGCGCGTGAGCCTACAGGGGCATGGGCGCGCGGGTAAAGCCCTTCGTCTACCAATGCGTTGTTTCGCCAAGAAGCCTCGACCCGACCGGTGCGTCTGGTACAACTCGATTCATGCCCACGCTACCCGAGCGCATCATGACGCTGTTTGCCACGTATCATATTCGCCGCGACAAAGTGCTCGACGACATCGATGCTCTCTATGCCCCCGACGTGCGTTTCATCGATCCTTTCAACGATGTCGTCGGCAAAGACCATTTCATGCGGATCACCCGCAATCTCAACGCGCGGGTCGAAGAAATGCGCTTCGACGATCTCGAGCTCGT is part of the Polyangiaceae bacterium genome and harbors:
- a CDS encoding AAA family ATPase, translated to MTTETSPELQATTEAGSHPRRWLERLKINQFRSVEPGTELHFSEGLHVVLGKNATGKSTLLDLVASALNLNFGHRAFRDEPLDLEFVLRAGPHQIDVAVKRAALTESSAVTLREEGRYTLRAPSGVEVTILLASDNPPRRIVKGAALALDAVDESIAWSFKQAPLAPNLPALGALLNADVRAISGNDQALHRMPESDELLKHIEGNSFEICLGESMWSRPGLLPDTIFRALPSDGSAIDISLVSEPLLAAFVREMGFSEARMYLGPPRVEQRYGSKSFVYSSPTFTFYRDGRLARRGDQLSYGQRRLFALGWYLVCNKEAAILDEPSNGLHESWIEFLVLQLRDRQVFLTSQNREMLDMLPFSTETELSRGFVLCESRPQPGGAEPTLHWRGLRDDESALMIKALRASRLDLVTDLLRALNLW
- a CDS encoding Uma2 family endonuclease; the encoded protein is MVVYARERVKYVWLVHPIRQTLEAFTLNPDGYWLTTGLHEGNQRVRVPPFDAIELDLGLLWPEVEDAKGAE
- a CDS encoding ferritin-like domain-containing protein, producing MLDARNLKRLFKGILVASFVPGCGGVDRDQFTTNACTGNNDLDGLTATPAVDYMELRQTVAFSEPPMTEVIAKQGSACANASGTTCSDTLATLTVTGGWTRSSGFFDGGPTTRYLVFTRGDEVGAVASLDDLKKFLAPIENPRDAIFLIDNELSGHRVICEENNTAAVDDGFHILTTSGTACGEGSHRDEHVVHVSSTGVITVKETVVIEEGDSGCVIGRRPEGLIASNPPRGARSMGAYFAEASQLEAASVFAFERLEGELRTYRAPRTLVRDARRARNDEVRHARMTRRLAKKNGGTPVAARVRQMSGRAWMEFVKENAVEGCIRETFGALVATYQAQHATDEHIKRAMGVIANDETRHASLAWRVAKWAEARLSAEERAEVRALQRAELQRMRCHLSHEDAPLPAAGYPGRDESIRLLAGFSAAIGMG
- a CDS encoding AAA family ATPase, with the translated sequence MSRLEISCRNFRRLKDFSWAPGAVSLIVGPNGAGKTTTLDLLRFLRGTFISGHEDGLHAAHGGDHFPTRGSSDDLVIFEVRVDDVRWRLLLPMSAAGLKGRYGEELYCGDRLILRAAAYSETWTLEGKTQPFDDVRCCARVLWDRGGSDWMRPLFQALYDLRTYDFWLHTVREGTTREDAVKFLHGTGRNLWAVLANWKQAPLRYRGQFEWVMQHARIAFPDLIQTIEFDRNEAYVFPPGATDPADGLPPRRQADGLLTGLLQLTAVAGAKPRSILAFDEMENQLHPHAIRSILASMRAMARERDLTVVLTTHSPLVMNEFDQEPGQIWVLDAEADKCPMPLDQLKKPEWLAMFPLGELYDRMKFGAPPVPEATPSDEKSNS
- the genX gene encoding EF-P lysine aminoacylase GenX, whose translation is MLGPAERSSASPFAPSDLRAIAGAPGPVRIAGRVIDVQGSDIIIADAFARVGVSLLQGDVAPGDLVVVEASFVQDKLVAGRVIERFTPAKPKVSRGASSEAPSGETERFVLRDVGRALAARARAFALVRSFFDRRGFVEVDTPSMVPCPGLDLHLDAYGVADSPHWLITSPEYQMKRLLVGGIPRCYQLARCYRRGEVGGRHNPEFVMLEWYRAFASVDDIIADTEDLVRHVITELSGKSEVLVEGVRIDLSAPFERLTVGDAFARYANVSADEAIAWATDDEDRFFRVLVEDVEPALARLGRPVFLTDYPAPFASLARLSPSDPRVAERFELYVGSLEVCNGFGELTDPVEQRQRFLRDQEHRRSQGKPVYPIDERFLAALEEGMPPSTGNALGLDRLVALGLSAKSIADVTSFPFGWL
- the pgsA gene encoding CDP-diacylglycerol--glycerol-3-phosphate 3-phosphatidyltransferase, with protein sequence MAGNGSKADRASLRKLKAARRKTLWEDARNLPNLLTFARIIMIPVVLILLDRGSPRDCFWAAGVYALAALTDMFDGWLARRQGLVSVLGKFLDPLADKLIVTATLVWLVPMGRIPAWAVVLLISREITITALRSIASTEGIVIAAGNDGKTKTALQMIGIACLIIGYPYNFTLGIYDFGRVDLVHVGRLLVYTSLGFSIWSAGQYLSLFVDAIDKKNNATTEKAEPPA